The following are encoded in a window of Gasterosteus aculeatus chromosome 5, fGasAcu3.hap1.1, whole genome shotgun sequence genomic DNA:
- the LOC120819202 gene encoding uncharacterized protein LOC120819202 isoform X2: MSVRPAVAPPAMPTVVSRLPKFGSRTKSATAPPTGPAASDRLTNGFYHHPGPAGVGCSPAAAPVPAKQNGFIRVPSSFSMKWRRENEWTAKDGGGGDGEKERSRGKGGNVGENRHGNDVPPAPSPSSGLPMTSSSSPQSSTRTLPASRIGSLGSKPSQTAFRLNKPRGGAKGSLRPPQDVARGSGSGPGSRSGSPLQKKPPAGRCYSSDSLGSAPAPRLSESDRLRSRSLTQVRQQLSNSLTPSSTSSTSSTSSTSRNPTRSYSGNRAAGRGTSSTKPSVAGQTPEGGAKGVKVQSLASSGSSLFSIPSLLPPCALKKPLLSGYGPASKPSGISYRLSRASLIKQSRPLRATSNEHGDEQEMNHGPTTRKNSVETSSSPESSPEAPERKDLASQDEVLVRGETLEDMSLSSSSSLDRNDTSQEYMDDFDNLGNGGAAILLLSSKNDEDDSGLDQSCARFDEDVAGSGAEAAGLRFLDVGVDWSGLSGERAENRSNRLRRSVQPDYHEQGGSSLDLSPSDSCGSGGTYLWDEEGLEPLGGRGSAATTASIHTSNTTHHIGSFDSDLNSIDVLNHLDSCDLEDDDLMLDEDLPEDASLHSDGAGVAHMAQWRMRQLCWGTQDVHNDNESDFHCSKLTDSGKMRTDATGDGNLILDLCLQRSPGSPGLGVDVEELAEDCSAVRSQLEHLQRLLLQEEDVDEDTLTTDTLSPETSDALTQDLLEEVQQLREELRCRDRTIAHLTMQLAVPTATTGCRCQETTGRKDRHTQTSVEERDSVETQTPWRGTTAPPPPAPFLSPPWQYQRSRPYRVRPKPSIPPHLARKRVENLVLYFRDTACHLYFTPPDGTSRNQ; this comes from the exons ATGTCAGTCCGTCCTGCGGTCGCTCCCCCCGCCATGCCCACCGTGGTCTCTAGGCTGCCCAAGTTCGGCTCCAGGACCAAATCCGCCACCGCCCCCCCGACGGGTCCAGCCGCCAGCGACCGCCTCACCAACGGGTTCTACCACCACCCCGGCCCGGCGGGGGTGGGCTGCAGTCCGGCGGCCGCCCCGGTGCCCGCCAAACAGAATGGATTCATTCGGGTGCCGTCCTCGTTTTCCATGAAGTGGAGGAGGGAAAACGAGTGGACGGCGAAGGACGGAGGAGGCGGCGACGGGGAGAAGGAGCGGAGTCGAGGGAAAGGCGGGAACGTTGGGGAGAACCGGCACGGCAACGACGTCCCTCCAGCTCCGTCGCCGTCTTCTGGCCTTCCCATGACGTCCTCTTCATCGCCGCAGTCCAGCACCAGAACTCTTCCCGCCTCCAGAATCGGATCGCTCGGGTCCAAACCGAGCCAGACGGCGTTCAGGTTGAACAAACCCAGGGGCGGAGCCAAAGGCTCCCTGAGACCGCCTCAAGACGTCGCTCGTGGCAGCGGTTCTGGTCCCGGTTCTCGCTCTGGCTCCCCCCTCCAGAAGAAACCGCCGGCCGGCCGCTGTTACTCGAGCGACAGCCTCGGCTCGGCTCCGGCCCCCCGACTCTCAGAGAGCGACCGCCTCAGGTCACGCTCCCTGACGCAAGTCCGACAGCAACTGTCCAACAGCCTcaccccttcctccacctcctccacctcctccacctcctccacctcccgcaaTCCCACCCGCTCCTACTCCGGCAACAGGGCTGCTGGCCGAGGAACTTCCTCGACAAAACCCTCCGTCGCCGGACAGACTCCTGAGGGCGGAGCCAaaggggtcaaagttcaaagtCTAGCCTCTTCAGGATCTAGCCTCTTCAGCATCCCATCCCTCCTGCCCCCCTGCGCCTTAAAAAAGCCCCTCCTCTCCGGCTACGGCCCCGCCTCCAAGCCCAGTGGCATCAGCTACAGGCTGTCGCGGGCGTCGCTCATCAAGCAGTCCCGCCCCCTCCGAGCCACATCCAATGAGCACGGAGATGAACAGGAAATGAACCATGGGCCGACGACTCGGAAGAACTCGGTGGAGACGTCTTCTAGTCCGG AGAGTTCCCCGGAGGCCCCAGAGAGAAAGGACCTGGCGTCCCAGGACGAGGTGTTGGTCAGGGGGGAGACGCTGGAGGACATGTCGCTGTCCTCCAGCTCGTCCTTGGACAGAAACGACACCAGCCAGGAGTACATGGACGACTTTGACAACCTCG GGAACGGAGGGGCGGCCATACTGCTACTCTCCTCCAAAAACGACGAGGACGACTCCGGACTCGACCAATCGTGCGCCAGGTTTGACGAAGACGTGGCGGGTAGCGGCGCCGAGGCGGCGGGCCTCCGTTTCCTTGACGTTGGCGTGGACTGGTCCGGGCTGAGCG GCGAGCGAGCGGAGAACCGATCCAACCGCCTGAGAAGGTCCGTTCAACCGGACTACCACGAGCAG GGCGGCTCGTCTCTGGACCTGTCCCCTTCGGACAGTTGTGGGTCGGGAGGAACCTACTTGTGGGACGAGGAGGGTCTAGAGCcgctgggagggaggggctcTGCTGCCACCACCGCCTCCATCCACACCTCCAACACCACCCACCACATCGGGAGCTTCGACTCCGACCTCAACAGCATT GACGTCCTGAACCACCTGGACTCATGTGACCTAGAGGATGATGACCTCATGCTGGATGAAGACCTCCCAGAAGACGCCTCGCTGCACAGCG ATGGAGCGGGTGTCGCCCACATGGCTCAGTGGAGGATGAGGCAGCTCTGCTGGGGGACGCAGGACGTCCACAACGACAACGAAAG TGACTTCCACTGCTCCAAGCTTACTGATTCTGGGAAAATGAGGACCGACGCGACTGGAGACGGCAACCTCATCCTGGACCTTTGTCTCCAAAG GTCTCCTGGTTCTCCTGGTCTGGGTGTGGATgtggaggagctggctgaggaCTGCTCTGCAGTCAGGTCCCAGCTGGAGCacctgcagaggctgctgcttcag gaggaggacgtggacgaggacactctgaccacggaCACGCTGAGCCCAGAGACCAGCGACGCTCTCACGCAG gatctcctggaggaggtgcagcagctcagagagGAGCTGAGGTGTCGAGATCGAACCATCGCCCACCTCACCATGCAGCTG GCTGTTCCCACGGCAACTACTGGGTGTCGTTGCCAGGAGACGACGGGACGGAAGgaccgacacacacagacgagtgtggaggagagagacagcgtGGAGACGCAGACACCGTGGAGGGGGACGACT gctcctcctcctcctgctcccttcCTGTCTCCTCCTTGGCAGTATCAGCGCTCCAGACCTTACAGAGTGAGGCCGAAGCCCAgcatccccccccacctcgctaGAAAAA GAGTGGAAAACTTAGTGCTTTACTTCCGTGACACAGCGTG ccACTTGTACTTCACCCCCCCAGACGGGACGAGCAGGAACCAGTGA
- the LOC120819202 gene encoding uncharacterized protein LOC120819202 isoform X1, which produces MSVRPAVAPPAMPTVVSRLPKFGSRTKSATAPPTGPAASDRLTNGFYHHPGPAGVGCSPAAAPVPAKQNGFIRVPSSFSMKWRRENEWTAKDGGGGDGEKERSRGKGGNVGENRHGNDVPPAPSPSSGLPMTSSSSPQSSTRTLPASRIGSLGSKPSQTAFRLNKPRGGAKGSLRPPQDVARGSGSGPGSRSGSPLQKKPPAGRCYSSDSLGSAPAPRLSESDRLRSRSLTQVRQQLSNSLTPSSTSSTSSTSSTSRNPTRSYSGNRAAGRGTSSTKPSVAGQTPEGGAKGVKVQSLASSGSSLFSIPSLLPPCALKKPLLSGYGPASKPSGISYRLSRASLIKQSRPLRATSNEHGDEQEMNHGPTTRKNSVETSSSPESSPEAPERKDLASQDEVLVRGETLEDMSLSSSSSLDRNDTSQEYMDDFDNLGNGGAAILLLSSKNDEDDSGLDQSCARFDEDVAGSGAEAAGLRFLDVGVDWSGLSGERAENRSNRLRRSVQPDYHEQGGSSLDLSPSDSCGSGGTYLWDEEGLEPLGGRGSAATTASIHTSNTTHHIGSFDSDLNSIDVLNHLDSCDLEDDDLMLDEDLPEDASLHSDGAGVAHMAQWRMRQLCWGTQDVHNDNESDFHCSKLTDSGKMRTDATGDGNLILDLCLQRSPGSPGLGVDVEELAEDCSAVRSQLEHLQRLLLQEEDVDEDTLTTDTLSPETSDALTQDLLEEVQQLREELRCRDRTIAHLTMQLAVPTATTGCRCQETTGRKDRHTQTSVEERDSVETQTPWRGTTPLVLHPPRRDEQEPVTLQAPPLADPCSASTRPQIPALVPKEGKGARKEEAGRKRVNVRSLRPPQPSKLNLFPPTTSRPTSGTSRDPAGDQVKVGMGAAHSGLPRLPKPKSHSLITSCLPKVGDI; this is translated from the exons ATGTCAGTCCGTCCTGCGGTCGCTCCCCCCGCCATGCCCACCGTGGTCTCTAGGCTGCCCAAGTTCGGCTCCAGGACCAAATCCGCCACCGCCCCCCCGACGGGTCCAGCCGCCAGCGACCGCCTCACCAACGGGTTCTACCACCACCCCGGCCCGGCGGGGGTGGGCTGCAGTCCGGCGGCCGCCCCGGTGCCCGCCAAACAGAATGGATTCATTCGGGTGCCGTCCTCGTTTTCCATGAAGTGGAGGAGGGAAAACGAGTGGACGGCGAAGGACGGAGGAGGCGGCGACGGGGAGAAGGAGCGGAGTCGAGGGAAAGGCGGGAACGTTGGGGAGAACCGGCACGGCAACGACGTCCCTCCAGCTCCGTCGCCGTCTTCTGGCCTTCCCATGACGTCCTCTTCATCGCCGCAGTCCAGCACCAGAACTCTTCCCGCCTCCAGAATCGGATCGCTCGGGTCCAAACCGAGCCAGACGGCGTTCAGGTTGAACAAACCCAGGGGCGGAGCCAAAGGCTCCCTGAGACCGCCTCAAGACGTCGCTCGTGGCAGCGGTTCTGGTCCCGGTTCTCGCTCTGGCTCCCCCCTCCAGAAGAAACCGCCGGCCGGCCGCTGTTACTCGAGCGACAGCCTCGGCTCGGCTCCGGCCCCCCGACTCTCAGAGAGCGACCGCCTCAGGTCACGCTCCCTGACGCAAGTCCGACAGCAACTGTCCAACAGCCTcaccccttcctccacctcctccacctcctccacctcctccacctcccgcaaTCCCACCCGCTCCTACTCCGGCAACAGGGCTGCTGGCCGAGGAACTTCCTCGACAAAACCCTCCGTCGCCGGACAGACTCCTGAGGGCGGAGCCAaaggggtcaaagttcaaagtCTAGCCTCTTCAGGATCTAGCCTCTTCAGCATCCCATCCCTCCTGCCCCCCTGCGCCTTAAAAAAGCCCCTCCTCTCCGGCTACGGCCCCGCCTCCAAGCCCAGTGGCATCAGCTACAGGCTGTCGCGGGCGTCGCTCATCAAGCAGTCCCGCCCCCTCCGAGCCACATCCAATGAGCACGGAGATGAACAGGAAATGAACCATGGGCCGACGACTCGGAAGAACTCGGTGGAGACGTCTTCTAGTCCGG AGAGTTCCCCGGAGGCCCCAGAGAGAAAGGACCTGGCGTCCCAGGACGAGGTGTTGGTCAGGGGGGAGACGCTGGAGGACATGTCGCTGTCCTCCAGCTCGTCCTTGGACAGAAACGACACCAGCCAGGAGTACATGGACGACTTTGACAACCTCG GGAACGGAGGGGCGGCCATACTGCTACTCTCCTCCAAAAACGACGAGGACGACTCCGGACTCGACCAATCGTGCGCCAGGTTTGACGAAGACGTGGCGGGTAGCGGCGCCGAGGCGGCGGGCCTCCGTTTCCTTGACGTTGGCGTGGACTGGTCCGGGCTGAGCG GCGAGCGAGCGGAGAACCGATCCAACCGCCTGAGAAGGTCCGTTCAACCGGACTACCACGAGCAG GGCGGCTCGTCTCTGGACCTGTCCCCTTCGGACAGTTGTGGGTCGGGAGGAACCTACTTGTGGGACGAGGAGGGTCTAGAGCcgctgggagggaggggctcTGCTGCCACCACCGCCTCCATCCACACCTCCAACACCACCCACCACATCGGGAGCTTCGACTCCGACCTCAACAGCATT GACGTCCTGAACCACCTGGACTCATGTGACCTAGAGGATGATGACCTCATGCTGGATGAAGACCTCCCAGAAGACGCCTCGCTGCACAGCG ATGGAGCGGGTGTCGCCCACATGGCTCAGTGGAGGATGAGGCAGCTCTGCTGGGGGACGCAGGACGTCCACAACGACAACGAAAG TGACTTCCACTGCTCCAAGCTTACTGATTCTGGGAAAATGAGGACCGACGCGACTGGAGACGGCAACCTCATCCTGGACCTTTGTCTCCAAAG GTCTCCTGGTTCTCCTGGTCTGGGTGTGGATgtggaggagctggctgaggaCTGCTCTGCAGTCAGGTCCCAGCTGGAGCacctgcagaggctgctgcttcag gaggaggacgtggacgaggacactctgaccacggaCACGCTGAGCCCAGAGACCAGCGACGCTCTCACGCAG gatctcctggaggaggtgcagcagctcagagagGAGCTGAGGTGTCGAGATCGAACCATCGCCCACCTCACCATGCAGCTG GCTGTTCCCACGGCAACTACTGGGTGTCGTTGCCAGGAGACGACGGGACGGAAGgaccgacacacacagacgagtgtggaggagagagacagcgtGGAGACGCAGACACCGTGGAGGGGGACGACT ccACTTGTACTTCACCCCCCCAGACGGGACGAGCAGGAACCAGTGACGCTCCAAGCTCCGCCTCTAGCTGACCCCTgctccgcctccacccgccCCCAGATCCCCGCCCTCGTGCCCAAGGAAGGGAAGGGAGcaaggaaggaggaagcagggagaaaaagagtCAACGTCAGATCCCTGCGCCCCCCCCAGCCCTCCAAATTAAACCTTTTCCCGCCTACAACCTCCAGACCGACCTCCGGGACGTCCCGTGACCCCGCGGGCGACCAGGTCAAGGTGGGAATGGGGGCCGCCCATTCAGGCTTGCCCCGCCTCCCCAAACCCAAGAGCCACTCTTTGATAACTTCCTGTCTCCCTAAAGTCGGAGATATTTAA
- the LOC120819202 gene encoding uncharacterized protein LOC120819202 isoform X3, with the protein MSVRPAVAPPAMPTVVSRLPKFGSRTKSATAPPTGPAASDRLTNGFYHHPGPAGVGCSPAAAPVPAKQNGFIRVPSSFSMKWRRENEWTAKDGGGGDGEKERSRGKGGNVGENRHGNDVPPAPSPSSGLPMTSSSSPQSSTRTLPASRIGSLGSKPSQTAFRLNKPRGGAKGSLRPPQDVARGSGSGPGSRSGSPLQKKPPAGRCYSSDSLGSAPAPRLSESDRLRSRSLTQVRQQLSNSLTPSSTSSTSSTSSTSRNPTRSYSGNRAAGRGTSSTKPSVAGQTPEGGAKGVKVQSLASSGSSLFSIPSLLPPCALKKPLLSGYGPASKPSGISYRLSRASLIKQSRPLRATSNEHGDEQEMNHGPTTRKNSVETSSSPESSPEAPERKDLASQDEVLVRGETLEDMSLSSSSSLDRNDTSQEYMDDFDNLGNGGAAILLLSSKNDEDDSGLDQSCARFDEDVAGSGAEAAGLRFLDVGVDWSGLSGERAENRSNRLRRSVQPDYHEQGGSSLDLSPSDSCGSGGTYLWDEEGLEPLGGRGSAATTASIHTSNTTHHIGSFDSDLNSIDVLNHLDSCDLEDDDLMLDEDLPEDASLHSDGAGVAHMAQWRMRQLCWGTQDVHNDNESDFHCSKLTDSGKMRTDATGDGNLILDLCLQRSPGSPGLGVDVEELAEDCSAVRSQLEHLQRLLLQEEDVDEDTLTTDTLSPETSDALTQDLLEEVQQLREELRCRDRTIAHLTMQLAVPTATTGCRCQETTGRKDRHTQTSVEERDSVETQTPWRGTTAPPPPAPFLSPPWQYQRSRPYRVRPKPSIPPHLARKTTCTSPPQTGRAGTSDAPSSASS; encoded by the exons ATGTCAGTCCGTCCTGCGGTCGCTCCCCCCGCCATGCCCACCGTGGTCTCTAGGCTGCCCAAGTTCGGCTCCAGGACCAAATCCGCCACCGCCCCCCCGACGGGTCCAGCCGCCAGCGACCGCCTCACCAACGGGTTCTACCACCACCCCGGCCCGGCGGGGGTGGGCTGCAGTCCGGCGGCCGCCCCGGTGCCCGCCAAACAGAATGGATTCATTCGGGTGCCGTCCTCGTTTTCCATGAAGTGGAGGAGGGAAAACGAGTGGACGGCGAAGGACGGAGGAGGCGGCGACGGGGAGAAGGAGCGGAGTCGAGGGAAAGGCGGGAACGTTGGGGAGAACCGGCACGGCAACGACGTCCCTCCAGCTCCGTCGCCGTCTTCTGGCCTTCCCATGACGTCCTCTTCATCGCCGCAGTCCAGCACCAGAACTCTTCCCGCCTCCAGAATCGGATCGCTCGGGTCCAAACCGAGCCAGACGGCGTTCAGGTTGAACAAACCCAGGGGCGGAGCCAAAGGCTCCCTGAGACCGCCTCAAGACGTCGCTCGTGGCAGCGGTTCTGGTCCCGGTTCTCGCTCTGGCTCCCCCCTCCAGAAGAAACCGCCGGCCGGCCGCTGTTACTCGAGCGACAGCCTCGGCTCGGCTCCGGCCCCCCGACTCTCAGAGAGCGACCGCCTCAGGTCACGCTCCCTGACGCAAGTCCGACAGCAACTGTCCAACAGCCTcaccccttcctccacctcctccacctcctccacctcctccacctcccgcaaTCCCACCCGCTCCTACTCCGGCAACAGGGCTGCTGGCCGAGGAACTTCCTCGACAAAACCCTCCGTCGCCGGACAGACTCCTGAGGGCGGAGCCAaaggggtcaaagttcaaagtCTAGCCTCTTCAGGATCTAGCCTCTTCAGCATCCCATCCCTCCTGCCCCCCTGCGCCTTAAAAAAGCCCCTCCTCTCCGGCTACGGCCCCGCCTCCAAGCCCAGTGGCATCAGCTACAGGCTGTCGCGGGCGTCGCTCATCAAGCAGTCCCGCCCCCTCCGAGCCACATCCAATGAGCACGGAGATGAACAGGAAATGAACCATGGGCCGACGACTCGGAAGAACTCGGTGGAGACGTCTTCTAGTCCGG AGAGTTCCCCGGAGGCCCCAGAGAGAAAGGACCTGGCGTCCCAGGACGAGGTGTTGGTCAGGGGGGAGACGCTGGAGGACATGTCGCTGTCCTCCAGCTCGTCCTTGGACAGAAACGACACCAGCCAGGAGTACATGGACGACTTTGACAACCTCG GGAACGGAGGGGCGGCCATACTGCTACTCTCCTCCAAAAACGACGAGGACGACTCCGGACTCGACCAATCGTGCGCCAGGTTTGACGAAGACGTGGCGGGTAGCGGCGCCGAGGCGGCGGGCCTCCGTTTCCTTGACGTTGGCGTGGACTGGTCCGGGCTGAGCG GCGAGCGAGCGGAGAACCGATCCAACCGCCTGAGAAGGTCCGTTCAACCGGACTACCACGAGCAG GGCGGCTCGTCTCTGGACCTGTCCCCTTCGGACAGTTGTGGGTCGGGAGGAACCTACTTGTGGGACGAGGAGGGTCTAGAGCcgctgggagggaggggctcTGCTGCCACCACCGCCTCCATCCACACCTCCAACACCACCCACCACATCGGGAGCTTCGACTCCGACCTCAACAGCATT GACGTCCTGAACCACCTGGACTCATGTGACCTAGAGGATGATGACCTCATGCTGGATGAAGACCTCCCAGAAGACGCCTCGCTGCACAGCG ATGGAGCGGGTGTCGCCCACATGGCTCAGTGGAGGATGAGGCAGCTCTGCTGGGGGACGCAGGACGTCCACAACGACAACGAAAG TGACTTCCACTGCTCCAAGCTTACTGATTCTGGGAAAATGAGGACCGACGCGACTGGAGACGGCAACCTCATCCTGGACCTTTGTCTCCAAAG GTCTCCTGGTTCTCCTGGTCTGGGTGTGGATgtggaggagctggctgaggaCTGCTCTGCAGTCAGGTCCCAGCTGGAGCacctgcagaggctgctgcttcag gaggaggacgtggacgaggacactctgaccacggaCACGCTGAGCCCAGAGACCAGCGACGCTCTCACGCAG gatctcctggaggaggtgcagcagctcagagagGAGCTGAGGTGTCGAGATCGAACCATCGCCCACCTCACCATGCAGCTG GCTGTTCCCACGGCAACTACTGGGTGTCGTTGCCAGGAGACGACGGGACGGAAGgaccgacacacacagacgagtgtggaggagagagacagcgtGGAGACGCAGACACCGTGGAGGGGGACGACT gctcctcctcctcctgctcccttcCTGTCTCCTCCTTGGCAGTATCAGCGCTCCAGACCTTACAGAGTGAGGCCGAAGCCCAgcatccccccccacctcgctaGAAAAA ccACTTGTACTTCACCCCCCCAGACGGGACGAGCAGGAACCAGTGACGCTCCAAGCTCCGCCTCTAGCTGA
- the LOC120819205 gene encoding uncharacterized protein LOC120819205 yields the protein MVSEVSLRVSWICLLMFSSGLCFPFKKDYKYPYTRVSTSSASELSDDSPSEKTFQSGPDAYRPPAAGPSTGNQSPPSKTTSSFPRYQLSRFVGLDSSTTSTAPVAPPKVPGYSAYAPPAGDALKNSPSGAGLLGPGPYQAWPAAGADSSTHNQQQSWVFPDFSVWDKAAEMPPRSQRGPSGWAPSTLITQSRNGYWRAAVLSSRSRYSPEYPKPPVDQSPRDPVQRKNAGLIR from the exons ATGGTGTCTGAAGTGTCTCTGAG GGTCTCCTGGATCTGTCTGTTGATGTTTAGTAGTGgactttgttttcctttcaagAAAG ACTACAAATACCCTTACACGAGAGTATCCACTAGTTCTGCATCAGAACTATCCGATGACTCTCCTTCTGAGAAGACCTTCCAGTCTGGCCCAGATGCTTATCGGCCTCCTGCTGCCGGCCCCTCCACTGGAAACCAGTCTCCTCCCAGCAAGACTACTAGCTCGTTCCCCAGATACCAGCTGAGCCGATTTGTCGGTCTGGattccagcaccaccagcacggCTCCTGTGGCTCCTCCCAAGGTTCCAGGGTATTCTGCCTATGCTCCTCCGGCTGGTGACGCTTTGAAGAATTCACCTTCTGGGGCCGGCCTGCTTGGTCCGGGTCCTTACCAGGCTTGGCCCGCGGCTGGCGCCGACTCCTCAACCCACAACCAGCAGCAGTCTTGGGTTTTCCCAGACTTCAGCGTCTGGGATAAAGCCGCCGAGATGCCGCCACGCAGCCAGCGTGGGCCTTCTGGCTGGGCTCCCTCGACCCTGATCACCCAGTCTAGAAACGGGTACTGGAGAGCAGCGGTGCTGTCCTCCCGCTCCAGGTACTCCCCAGAGTACCCCAAGCCACCAGTCGACCAGTCCCCCAGGGACCCGGTCCAAAGGAAGAACGCAGGTCTGATCAG gtga